From one Halobacteriovoraceae bacterium genomic stretch:
- a CDS encoding DUF2029 domain-containing protein, with protein sequence MIQIKSFKNPIFLFFIFTAFLLSFTLKDKANTDFRAYYLSAQRLVAKTFNIQLTDSVHIAHRPQILPEDSLYNNDELTPYKYVPVIAYIFAPLVIFDYYTAKKIWYFSIQFFLFLSFYFLLSLLKFEKNNKHLLFFITYFFLFRFILYDLKNLQINSIITFCLCGFFYFKEKKENLACFLLAFGIGVKIFSVFLLIYLIVEKEWKLLGKTILFGILLILFPIISYTNFSELFQEYLNYFQFMSNGQHAFPASPSYIHPSIDSLLVRILMSRPYFSNFSIGIFEFSPVMTFILILVIKFILLITIIYHHRKYKHLKLFWWSVYIWFTIIINPLAWKHAYVGCLPLAILGVQEFLNHPLRSKTNILFFISLALMSFTSKIFLGNYQKIVAGISPVLLGSLILIIFYLKQQIQLNSK encoded by the coding sequence ATGATACAAATTAAATCTTTTAAAAATCCAATCTTTCTGTTTTTTATTTTCACTGCATTTTTGCTTTCTTTCACACTTAAAGATAAGGCCAATACAGATTTTAGGGCCTACTACTTATCTGCCCAACGTCTTGTTGCAAAAACATTTAATATTCAATTAACTGACTCTGTTCATATTGCCCATCGTCCTCAAATTTTACCTGAAGACTCACTCTATAATAATGATGAACTAACGCCATATAAATACGTTCCTGTTATCGCCTATATCTTTGCTCCTCTTGTTATTTTTGATTATTATACAGCAAAAAAAATTTGGTATTTCTCGATACAGTTTTTTTTGTTTCTCTCATTTTACTTCCTTCTGAGTTTATTAAAATTTGAGAAAAACAATAAACATCTTCTTTTTTTTATTACATATTTTTTTCTTTTTCGCTTTATTCTCTACGACTTAAAAAATTTGCAAATCAATAGTATTATTACATTTTGTCTTTGTGGTTTTTTTTACTTCAAAGAAAAAAAAGAAAACCTTGCATGTTTTCTGCTTGCTTTTGGCATCGGTGTAAAGATTTTCAGTGTCTTTTTGCTCATTTATTTGATAGTTGAAAAAGAATGGAAATTACTTGGCAAAACTATTTTATTTGGAATATTACTTATTTTATTTCCAATAATTTCATATACAAATTTTTCTGAATTATTTCAGGAGTATCTGAACTATTTTCAGTTTATGTCTAATGGACAGCATGCATTTCCTGCTTCTCCCAGTTATATACATCCTTCAATTGACTCTTTGCTGGTTAGAATATTGATGAGCAGGCCTTATTTTTCAAACTTTTCCATAGGAATTTTTGAGTTTTCTCCAGTAATGACTTTTATCCTCATATTAGTAATAAAATTCATACTCTTGATAACAATCATTTATCATCATAGAAAATACAAACATCTTAAATTATTTTGGTGGAGTGTCTATATTTGGTTTACTATTATTATAAATCCACTGGCCTGGAAACATGCTTATGTAGGTTGTTTACCACTGGCGATTTTAGGAGTTCAGGAATTTTTAAATCATCCCTTGAGATCGAAAACAAATATTCTTTTTTTCATCTCCTTGGCACTTATGAGTTTTACTTCAAAAATTTTTTTGGGAAATTATCAAAAAATTGTGGCCGGAATCTCTCCTGTGCTCTTAGGGAGTTTAATTTTGATAATTTTTTACTTAAAACAACAAATCCAGTTGAATTCAAAGTAA
- the lon gene encoding endopeptidase La: MSDKKSTDTQRFPLLPLRDVIIFPHMVVPLFVGREKSISALEDASQNNNELFLVTQKDASVLNPDSSDVYNIGTVANIIQMLRLPDNTVKVLIEGKYRAEVQSFENNEEGYWATVKKCHTEVKDPVSLEAMMRSIKTTFEQYVKLNKRIPPELLMSISSITDPSRLADIIVAHLTMKIPEKQQILEAIEVETRLNLLLEKMQGEIEIINVERRIRSRVKTQMEKSQKEYYLNEQMSAIQKELGQKDDKTEIQEFEEKLAAKNMPEEARDKTKKEIKKLKSMSPMSAEAAVVRNYIDWMLHLPWFEYSKDDNSVSHARDVLDTEHFGLQDVKDRIVEYLAVRSLIQNESKGTILCLAGPPGVGKTSVARSLATALGRKFVRISLGGVRDESEIRGHRRTYVGAMPGKLISALKKAETSNPVILLDEIDKMSSDFRGDPASAMLEVLDPEQNKNFSDHFIEIEYDLSKVMFIMTANDLSRIPGPLRDRMEIINVPGYTPFEKLQIAKRFLLDKAIRHNGLKDFDLKVSDKNILQIIRGYTKEAGVRELERLMNTLARKVATDVVTNNIQPPKKFVISNKQLKKFLGPIKFDRADIEKGPQVGLVNGLAWTSVGGELLHIEVVTIPGKGMIQITGKLGEVMQESAKAALSYVRSISDRVGIDHEWYEKHDIHIHVPEGATPKDGPSAGITMVTALTSAITGIEVFQNVAMTGEVTIRGRVLPIGGLKEKLLAAKQAGITKVIIPKRNLKDLVEISQEILDGLQIEACEFVDDVLRHALNLTQPEMFMQVVGLSVVKEEQELEVAN, encoded by the coding sequence ATGTCCGACAAGAAGTCGACAGATACTCAAAGGTTTCCACTACTACCACTTCGTGATGTGATTATATTCCCTCATATGGTAGTTCCTCTGTTTGTTGGGCGTGAAAAATCAATCTCTGCACTTGAAGATGCCTCTCAAAACAACAATGAACTATTTTTGGTAACTCAAAAAGATGCGAGTGTTTTAAATCCAGATAGTTCTGATGTTTACAATATAGGAACAGTGGCAAATATTATCCAAATGCTCAGATTACCTGATAATACCGTTAAGGTATTAATCGAAGGTAAGTATAGAGCAGAAGTTCAAAGTTTTGAGAACAATGAAGAGGGTTATTGGGCAACTGTTAAAAAATGTCATACCGAAGTTAAAGATCCCGTCTCACTTGAAGCAATGATGAGATCTATTAAAACTACTTTTGAACAATATGTTAAGCTCAATAAAAGAATTCCTCCTGAACTCCTAATGAGCATTTCTTCAATAACTGATCCCTCTAGACTTGCAGATATCATAGTAGCTCATCTCACCATGAAAATACCTGAGAAACAACAGATATTAGAGGCCATTGAAGTAGAAACAAGACTCAATCTTCTCCTTGAAAAAATGCAGGGTGAAATTGAAATTATTAACGTCGAAAGAAGGATCCGTTCTCGGGTTAAAACTCAAATGGAGAAATCCCAAAAAGAGTATTATCTAAATGAACAAATGAGTGCAATTCAAAAAGAACTTGGTCAAAAAGATGACAAAACAGAAATTCAAGAATTCGAAGAAAAACTGGCCGCGAAAAATATGCCAGAAGAAGCTAGAGATAAAACTAAAAAAGAAATTAAAAAGCTAAAATCAATGTCTCCTATGTCTGCAGAAGCTGCTGTCGTCAGAAATTATATTGATTGGATGCTTCATTTGCCTTGGTTTGAATACTCAAAAGATGACAATAGCGTCTCTCACGCTAGAGATGTCTTAGATACTGAACATTTTGGCCTACAGGATGTAAAAGATAGAATTGTCGAATATCTCGCAGTACGTTCTCTTATACAAAATGAAAGCAAGGGGACCATTCTTTGTCTTGCTGGCCCTCCAGGAGTTGGAAAAACTTCTGTCGCCAGATCTCTAGCAACGGCACTTGGCAGAAAATTTGTTCGAATCTCACTCGGTGGAGTCAGAGATGAAAGTGAAATTCGGGGACATCGAAGAACTTACGTTGGGGCAATGCCAGGAAAACTCATATCAGCTTTGAAAAAAGCTGAAACCTCAAACCCAGTTATTTTACTAGATGAAATAGACAAAATGAGTAGCGACTTTAGAGGCGATCCGGCAAGTGCAATGTTAGAGGTTTTAGATCCTGAACAAAATAAAAATTTTTCTGATCATTTCATTGAAATTGAATATGACTTATCAAAAGTTATGTTTATTATGACGGCCAATGATCTAAGCAGAATTCCAGGACCTCTAAGAGATAGAATGGAAATTATTAATGTTCCAGGCTATACTCCTTTTGAAAAACTACAAATCGCTAAACGATTCCTTTTAGATAAAGCTATAAGACATAATGGATTAAAAGATTTCGATTTAAAAGTTTCAGATAAAAATATTCTTCAAATTATCAGAGGGTATACAAAAGAAGCAGGTGTTCGTGAACTTGAAAGATTAATGAACACTTTGGCCAGAAAAGTTGCAACAGATGTCGTTACAAATAATATTCAACCACCAAAGAAATTTGTAATATCTAATAAGCAATTAAAAAAATTCTTGGGTCCAATAAAATTTGATCGGGCCGATATTGAAAAAGGTCCTCAAGTTGGATTAGTGAATGGTCTGGCCTGGACTTCAGTAGGTGGCGAACTTCTTCATATTGAAGTTGTGACCATTCCAGGTAAAGGAATGATTCAAATTACAGGAAAATTGGGCGAAGTCATGCAAGAATCAGCTAAGGCCGCTCTAAGCTATGTTAGATCTATCAGCGATAGAGTTGGGATTGATCACGAATGGTACGAAAAACACGACATTCATATTCACGTTCCAGAGGGCGCAACTCCAAAAGATGGGCCTTCTGCCGGAATAACAATGGTCACGGCCCTTACCTCAGCAATAACTGGTATTGAAGTCTTCCAAAATGTGGCAATGACAGGGGAAGTGACTATTAGAGGGAGAGTTTTACCAATCGGTGGTCTTAAAGAAAAATTACTCGCCGCTAAACAAGCAGGTATTACAAAAGTAATTATTCCAAAAAGAAACCTGAAGGATTTAGTTGAAATTTCTCAAGAAATTTTAGATGGACTTCAAATTGAGGCATGTGAATTTGTTGATGACGTTTTAAGGCACGCTTTAAACCTGACTCAACCTGAAATGTTCATGCAAGTGGTAGGTTTATCAGTAGTAAAAGAAGAACAAGAACTAGAAGTTGCAAACTAG
- a CDS encoding outer membrane protein transport protein, translating into MEGFVMGWNKKVLTLAMAGMSISAFSGGYDKATIWSAKWSAFGGAAVGAVDSADAAYFNPAGLVNGDDAFSLNISPGLSRFHGPSTEDNKSINGSYKVLPIMGGLVKKTLSPKFSLGAGIYTIGGAISEFEEVGLSSGSVKNRLGNQSANLKVYEGTLALGYRVNTWLTFGAAWRVLYGTGEFQSFEVNSATSAIIQSKIEGLNDTAYDGFRVGLQAQNESKSMSFGVVFRSGVELDLQDGTASGMAHGSTGSSAAFDGVTRDTKAKSEFPWNIQAGGHFSFGENTSLHYQYGFTKYSELKKIEISGTLKASMASSSGAGANALANGAGNIPLYWEDAHIFSLGFEHILESKWATRIGASYGTQVVNDGTAKNTFTAPGGGPGYYIGTGKKFKDMTFDLTFEYTHDGGSSGGHSLALETADASGNREDGYFLGDFRAEAYQVHASFIFPL; encoded by the coding sequence ATGGAAGGTTTTGTTATGGGATGGAATAAAAAAGTTTTAACCCTGGCCATGGCCGGGATGTCAATAAGCGCCTTTTCGGGTGGTTATGACAAAGCAACTATATGGTCGGCAAAATGGTCGGCATTTGGTGGGGCCGCTGTTGGAGCAGTTGATTCTGCCGATGCTGCGTACTTTAACCCCGCGGGTCTTGTAAATGGAGACGACGCATTTTCTTTGAATATTTCACCAGGTCTGTCTCGGTTTCATGGGCCTTCCACTGAAGATAATAAATCTATTAATGGATCGTACAAGGTTCTTCCAATCATGGGTGGACTCGTAAAAAAAACATTATCACCAAAATTTTCCTTAGGCGCGGGTATATATACTATCGGTGGTGCCATCTCTGAATTTGAGGAAGTAGGACTCTCAAGCGGATCTGTAAAAAATAGATTAGGTAATCAGTCCGCAAATTTAAAAGTATATGAAGGAACTCTTGCTCTTGGATATAGAGTTAACACCTGGTTAACTTTCGGTGCAGCATGGAGAGTTCTTTACGGGACAGGCGAGTTTCAAAGTTTTGAGGTTAACTCAGCGACTAGTGCAATTATTCAGTCTAAAATAGAGGGCCTAAACGATACAGCTTATGATGGTTTTAGAGTTGGTTTGCAGGCCCAAAATGAATCAAAAAGTATGAGTTTTGGTGTTGTCTTTCGATCCGGAGTAGAGTTAGACCTACAAGATGGAACAGCTTCGGGAATGGCCCATGGATCAACAGGAAGTAGTGCTGCTTTTGATGGAGTTACTAGAGATACTAAAGCAAAAAGTGAATTTCCATGGAATATTCAGGCCGGGGGACACTTTAGTTTTGGTGAAAATACAAGTCTCCATTATCAATATGGTTTTACAAAGTATTCAGAACTTAAGAAAATTGAGATTTCTGGAACTCTAAAAGCGAGTATGGCCTCTTCTTCTGGAGCTGGTGCTAATGCATTAGCAAATGGCGCTGGAAATATTCCCCTATATTGGGAAGATGCTCACATCTTTTCTTTAGGCTTTGAACATATTCTAGAATCTAAATGGGCAACAAGAATTGGTGCTTCATATGGGACACAAGTAGTAAACGATGGAACTGCTAAAAATACTTTCACTGCTCCAGGTGGTGGACCTGGTTATTATATCGGAACTGGGAAAAAATTTAAAGATATGACTTTTGATTTAACTTTTGAGTATACACATGACGGTGGAAGTTCAGGTGGCCATTCTTTAGCACTTGAAACTGCAGATGCTTCAGGAAACAGAGAAGATGGATACTTCCTTGGTGATTTTAGGGCCGAGGCGTATCAAGTACACGCCTCATTTATTTTTCCTCTTTAA
- a CDS encoding RNB domain-containing ribonuclease — protein sequence MKTSFSLVKLALYTSIVFNATLLAKDKTNASSKEDTFCERKFVGHVINSKGVKSVHLVNAPIETPSIMVPPHMQAEIHFGDFVQANLKGQDRLQNTVTFFRNGLDMYGILRTDNFHRHYIETLINGRNYEIRVSNGKRSSKKAPVGEYVKFKLDHKRSNEQHLYGKYSEVLGEKFPEELEEELILQQFGQRLYHSTRAVNQAEELLREKNLLRKTIKRELKNGRKDLRKIPLRSIDPSTTTDIDDLIYTKKNEDGTFKLYVAIADPTHWFDDSSPLAREVYDRHATAYYPKKRFPLFPLKIEQELFSLHPGEERLAMVGEMDFDQNGILVKKDFYEAVVINHRKWNYDEVDQILEDGSNIEFTDDLELYALIHQNHKNDGALYLNRKLREMNIEEVPSHLSPELFTSESHELIAEFMISANKAAGSWMKEMGYTGVYRSQLELNEEDIKEILKKGESLGYEKEKDYEEYQHSDLQSFLSQITNPDHFAIMVPNILKRFRPAYYTDRPRVHSTLNIETYAHFTSPIRRAPDLVNHRIMKALMKNETPPSLEKIESLANHFTAKTILETRRELFYEKVQKLKKFKERVYRKEGEKHFPAKVIDMNKFVIVFKVIGEDIDGIIYTKDLVKKYGYEFSSDGKILESTRLKKFLTVGSEIMVKPSTIIPHLDRIDFRFIPK from the coding sequence TTGAAAACATCATTTTCCCTCGTAAAATTAGCTCTATATACTTCAATTGTCTTTAATGCAACCCTATTGGCCAAAGATAAAACAAATGCCTCATCAAAAGAGGACACATTTTGTGAGAGAAAATTTGTTGGACATGTCATTAATTCAAAAGGGGTTAAAAGTGTTCACTTAGTTAATGCCCCTATAGAAACACCAAGCATTATGGTCCCTCCGCACATGCAGGCCGAAATACATTTTGGAGACTTTGTTCAGGCAAACCTAAAAGGACAAGATAGGCTACAAAACACAGTCACATTTTTTAGAAATGGACTTGATATGTATGGCATTTTACGCACAGATAATTTTCATCGTCACTACATAGAAACTTTAATCAATGGCCGAAACTATGAAATTAGAGTTTCAAATGGTAAACGTTCTTCCAAAAAAGCACCTGTTGGTGAGTATGTTAAATTTAAACTTGATCATAAAAGATCAAATGAACAGCATCTCTATGGAAAGTACTCAGAGGTATTAGGAGAAAAATTTCCAGAAGAATTGGAAGAGGAATTAATTTTACAACAATTCGGTCAAAGATTGTATCATTCAACTAGGGCCGTTAATCAAGCTGAAGAACTTTTGCGTGAAAAAAACTTATTGCGCAAGACGATCAAAAGAGAACTTAAAAATGGTCGAAAAGATCTGAGAAAAATACCATTAAGATCTATTGATCCTTCTACAACTACAGACATAGATGATCTTATTTACACAAAAAAAAATGAAGATGGTACGTTTAAACTCTATGTGGCCATTGCTGACCCTACCCATTGGTTTGATGATAGTTCACCTTTGGCCAGAGAAGTTTATGACCGTCACGCAACGGCCTATTATCCTAAAAAAAGGTTTCCGTTATTTCCGCTGAAAATAGAACAAGAACTCTTTAGTCTCCATCCTGGGGAAGAACGTCTGGCCATGGTTGGAGAGATGGATTTTGATCAAAATGGTATTCTAGTAAAAAAAGATTTTTATGAAGCAGTTGTGATTAATCATCGAAAATGGAATTATGATGAGGTTGATCAAATTTTAGAAGATGGAAGCAATATTGAATTTACTGATGATCTTGAGTTATATGCACTTATTCATCAAAACCATAAAAACGATGGTGCACTTTACTTAAATAGAAAATTACGAGAAATGAACATAGAAGAAGTTCCTTCTCACCTTTCACCAGAACTTTTTACAAGTGAATCCCATGAATTAATCGCCGAATTCATGATCTCAGCGAATAAGGCCGCAGGTTCATGGATGAAAGAAATGGGTTATACGGGAGTATATCGTTCACAACTTGAACTTAATGAAGAAGATATCAAAGAAATTTTGAAAAAAGGAGAATCATTAGGTTATGAAAAAGAAAAGGATTATGAAGAATACCAACATTCTGATCTTCAAAGTTTTCTCTCACAAATAACAAATCCTGATCACTTTGCAATTATGGTTCCGAATATTTTAAAACGCTTTAGACCTGCTTACTATACTGACCGACCTCGAGTGCATTCTACACTCAATATTGAGACCTATGCACACTTTACAAGTCCAATCAGAAGAGCTCCAGATCTTGTCAATCATAGAATTATGAAGGCCCTCATGAAAAATGAAACACCTCCTAGTTTGGAGAAGATTGAGAGTTTGGCCAATCATTTTACTGCAAAAACAATTCTAGAAACTCGTCGTGAATTATTTTATGAAAAAGTCCAGAAACTTAAAAAATTTAAAGAAAGGGTATATCGAAAGGAAGGAGAAAAACATTTTCCGGCCAAAGTCATTGATATGAATAAGTTTGTTATTGTATTCAAAGTTATTGGAGAAGATATAGACGGTATCATTTATACAAAAGATCTAGTAAAAAAATATGGTTATGAGTTTAGTAGTGATGGAAAAATCCTTGAGAGTACCAGGCTTAAAAAATTCTTAACTGTTGGAAGTGAAATTATGGTTAAACCTTCTACGATTATTCCGCATTTAGATAGAATTGACTTTAGATTTATTCCAAAATAA
- a CDS encoding peptidyl-prolyl cis-trans isomerase encodes MGKIRASHILVDHQHEIDDILQKIENGETFEKLASDFSNCPSGKNGGDLGQFGKGMMVKPFEDAAFELEVGAISGPVKTQFGYHLIKRTE; translated from the coding sequence ATGGGAAAAATTAGAGCATCTCACATTTTAGTCGATCATCAACATGAAATCGATGACATTTTGCAGAAAATTGAAAATGGAGAAACATTTGAGAAGTTGGCATCAGATTTTTCAAATTGCCCTTCCGGCAAAAATGGTGGTGACTTGGGACAGTTTGGAAAAGGCATGATGGTTAAGCCATTTGAAGATGCTGCATTTGAATTAGAAGTTGGAGCAATTTCAGGGCCAGTAAAAACTCAATTTGGATATCATCTTATTAAAAGAACTGAGTAG